The Halobellus sp. MBLA0158 genome has a window encoding:
- a CDS encoding helix-turn-helix domain-containing protein yields the protein MSSNPLSDALTPDPESVFAALADPQCRALLRALDRPKTATELADAVEMPRSTAYEKLRRLADAGLVRKRETADEVRYAIDFETVVVRTDDDDDLSVSVSRPSKSAAEQLTGMWREVRSEASGD from the coding sequence ATGTCTTCGAACCCCCTCTCCGACGCGCTGACGCCCGATCCGGAGTCCGTCTTCGCCGCGCTCGCGGACCCGCAGTGTCGGGCGCTCCTCCGCGCGCTCGACCGGCCGAAGACGGCCACGGAGCTCGCAGACGCCGTCGAGATGCCGCGGTCGACGGCCTACGAGAAACTGCGCCGCCTCGCCGACGCCGGGCTCGTCCGGAAGCGGGAGACCGCAGATGAGGTCCGGTACGCGATCGACTTCGAGACGGTCGTCGTGCGCACCGACGACGACGATGACCTGTCGGTGTCTGTGTCCCGGCCCTCGAAGTCGGCCGCCGAGCAGCTGACCGGGATGTGGCGCGAGGTGCGGTCGGAAGCCAGCGGCGAC